A stretch of Caldanaerobius polysaccharolyticus DSM 13641 DNA encodes these proteins:
- a CDS encoding gluconokinase, with translation MDYIVAVDIGTTGTRSIAFNREGVIISKKVIEYPIYNPRPTWSEQDPEEIFKAVLESIKDVVAENDYSGNKLAGISFSSAMHSLLAVDHRGNPLTRCIIWADTRSESYARLIKESGAGHSIYMRTGTPVHPMSPLCKLLWMKDNDREVFDKAYKFISIKEYVFYKLFSKYIVDYSIASATGLFDIYKLKWDDEALNLIGISPDKLSVPVLPTYIVKGLKDEYARYLNIDKGVPFIVGASDGCLSNLGTNAVKPGVAAVTIGTSGAIRVVSPKPASDPEERIFSYILTENHYVLGGPVNNGGIALKWFKDNFYPLEAKSAEKENVNFYDVLTQKAGGISPGAGGLVFLPYLLGERAPHWNANVRGVFFGVNITHTREHFLRALMEGVVYGIYSVGKALEQVTGSVEKIYATGGFVRSPLWVKILSDVFNKEVLIAESYESSCLGAAVLAMKSLGLINAIEDVEKMVPVSQTIYPDKAIHDIYFKLFEIYERLYDHLKDEFVNIINLQ, from the coding sequence ATGGACTATATAGTAGCTGTAGATATAGGTACGACAGGTACCAGGTCTATAGCGTTTAACCGTGAGGGGGTGATTATTTCCAAAAAGGTCATTGAATACCCTATATACAATCCCAGGCCTACGTGGAGCGAACAGGATCCTGAAGAAATATTTAAGGCGGTTTTAGAATCCATAAAAGATGTGGTGGCGGAAAACGATTATTCTGGAAATAAGCTTGCTGGAATAAGTTTTAGTTCAGCCATGCATAGCTTGCTGGCCGTAGACCATAGGGGAAACCCTTTGACAAGGTGTATAATCTGGGCTGACACCAGAAGCGAAAGTTATGCAAGGTTGATAAAAGAAAGCGGAGCAGGTCATTCTATTTATATGAGGACAGGGACGCCAGTGCACCCCATGTCACCTCTATGCAAGCTTTTGTGGATGAAAGATAATGACAGGGAAGTTTTTGATAAAGCTTATAAATTTATATCAATAAAAGAATACGTTTTTTACAAGTTGTTTTCTAAATATATAGTGGATTATTCCATAGCATCTGCCACAGGATTGTTTGATATTTATAAGCTAAAGTGGGACGATGAAGCGCTTAACCTTATCGGTATATCGCCTGATAAGTTGTCAGTACCTGTACTTCCCACGTATATCGTCAAAGGGTTAAAAGATGAATACGCCCGCTATTTGAACATAGATAAAGGCGTGCCATTTATAGTAGGGGCCAGCGATGGATGTTTATCCAATCTGGGCACCAACGCCGTAAAGCCTGGTGTGGCTGCGGTTACTATAGGCACCAGCGGTGCGATAAGGGTGGTTTCCCCAAAGCCGGCATCGGATCCCGAGGAGAGAATATTTTCTTACATACTCACGGAGAACCATTACGTACTGGGAGGTCCCGTCAATAACGGGGGTATAGCGCTGAAATGGTTTAAAGATAATTTTTATCCCCTGGAGGCCAAGAGTGCAGAAAAGGAGAATGTGAATTTCTACGACGTGCTAACGCAAAAAGCAGGGGGTATTTCACCGGGTGCCGGTGGATTGGTGTTTTTGCCTTATCTTCTGGGCGAAAGAGCTCCTCACTGGAATGCCAATGTGAGAGGTGTTTTCTTCGGGGTAAATATAACCCACACCAGAGAGCACTTTTTAAGGGCTTTGATGGAAGGAGTGGTATACGGCATATACAGCGTGGGAAAAGCCCTGGAACAGGTTACAGGTAGTGTAGAGAAGATTTATGCTACAGGCGGCTTTGTGAGATCGCCGTTGTGGGTTAAGATTTTATCTGACGTTTTTAATAAGGAAGTCTTGATAGCAGAGAGCTATGAAAGCTCGTGCCTTGGCGCAGCTGTTTTAGCCATGAAATCCCTCGGCCTTATAAATGCGATTGAAGATGTAGAGAAGATGGTTCCTGTATCGCAGACGATATATCCTGATAAGGCCATCCACGATATTTACTTTAAACTGTTTGAGATATATGAACGCTTATACGATCATCTAAAAGATGAATTTGTTAATATTATAAATTTACAATAA
- a CDS encoding MurR/RpiR family transcriptional regulator — translation MNEKTGYDCLARIRAIFPKLNAAEKKAAAYILENTADIVHFTITDLAEKCGVSEATVFRLCQKLGYKGYQDLKINLAYLVVKPVQNIHEEINEDDDMYIIKQKILNSNLYSLEETMKLNDDKVLEKAVDFMLQANQILFFGMGGSGVLAYDAYHKFIRTGIRCEASSDGHWQAMYASLAQQGDVIVAFSNSGSNKDLVESVKIGKENGLNIISITGNSKSPLAEVSDVVLISYGKESAFRSEAMESRISALALVDCLYVGVALKRKEDTLKNLYSIRKGIAVKRY, via the coding sequence ATGAATGAAAAAACAGGATACGATTGTCTGGCGAGGATAAGGGCTATTTTTCCTAAACTCAACGCCGCGGAGAAAAAAGCCGCGGCATACATACTGGAAAACACGGCGGATATTGTGCATTTTACCATAACTGACTTAGCCGAGAAATGCGGCGTAAGCGAAGCCACTGTTTTTAGGTTGTGCCAAAAGCTGGGATATAAGGGATATCAGGATTTAAAAATAAACCTGGCATATTTGGTAGTCAAGCCTGTGCAAAATATCCATGAGGAGATAAACGAAGATGACGACATGTACATAATAAAGCAAAAGATTTTAAATTCCAATTTGTACAGCTTGGAAGAGACGATGAAGTTAAACGATGATAAGGTGTTGGAAAAAGCTGTGGATTTTATGTTGCAGGCCAATCAGATACTATTTTTCGGCATGGGCGGTTCTGGCGTACTGGCATACGATGCGTATCATAAGTTTATAAGGACGGGAATAAGGTGCGAGGCCAGCAGCGATGGGCACTGGCAGGCGATGTACGCCTCTTTGGCGCAACAAGGCGATGTGATAGTGGCCTTTTCAAATTCGGGCAGCAATAAAGATCTGGTTGAATCCGTAAAAATAGGGAAAGAAAATGGCCTAAATATCATCTCTATAACCGGCAACAGCAAGTCTCCTTTGGCAGAGGTTTCAGATGTGGTATTAATTTCTTATGGAAAAGAATCTGCGTTTAGGAGTGAAGCTATGGAATCCAGGATTTCGGCGCTTGCTTTAGTGGATTGCCTGTACGTGGGTGTGGCCCTCAAGCGCAAGGAAGACACGTTGAAAAACCTTTACTCTATAAGAAAGGGCATAGCGGTTAAAAGGTACTAA
- the gndA gene encoding NADP-dependent phosphogluconate dehydrogenase, with protein MYADIGVIGLGVMGQNLALNIEENGYSVAVYNRTEEVTKDFVEKFGQGKRILPQYTLSEFVASLKKPRKVLLMVKAGGPVDMVIQSLVPLLDKGDIVIDGGNSYFKDTVRRYRELSEKGILFLGTGISGGEEGARKGPSIMPGGSREAWDQVKDILRSIAAKVDGVPCCDYIGPDGAGHYVKMVHNGIEYGDMQLISEAYFLMRELLKMPVDRIRDVFIKWNEGELNSYLIQITADVLSKIDEETGLPLIDVILDTAQQKGTGKWTSQEALEIGALAPTIAEAVFARFISARKSERVKASKVLKGVQPSFDGDEERVIDDIQKALYASKICSYAQGFDILKLASETYKWDLNLGNIALLWRGGCIIRAQFLDRIKQVYDRNADLDNLLLDPYFKESIEKAMDGWRRVVALAVQNGIPVPSFASALGYYDSYRRDRLPANLIQAQRDYFGSHTYERIDKEGVFHTQW; from the coding sequence ATGTACGCAGATATCGGCGTCATTGGACTTGGCGTCATGGGACAAAACCTCGCGCTCAACATCGAGGAGAATGGCTATTCTGTGGCGGTGTATAACCGCACCGAAGAGGTAACAAAGGATTTTGTGGAGAAATTCGGACAGGGCAAGAGGATTTTGCCTCAGTACACCTTGAGTGAATTTGTGGCCTCTCTTAAAAAGCCGAGGAAAGTATTGCTCATGGTTAAAGCCGGCGGGCCGGTGGATATGGTTATACAATCCCTTGTGCCTTTGCTGGACAAAGGGGATATCGTCATCGATGGTGGCAATTCCTACTTTAAAGATACTGTTCGAAGGTATAGAGAGCTTTCTGAGAAAGGAATTTTGTTCCTGGGGACAGGGATTTCGGGAGGAGAAGAAGGAGCCAGAAAGGGCCCCAGCATTATGCCAGGGGGTTCAAGAGAAGCCTGGGATCAGGTCAAGGATATATTGAGAAGCATTGCGGCAAAGGTAGATGGTGTCCCGTGCTGTGACTACATAGGGCCTGATGGGGCCGGTCATTACGTTAAGATGGTACACAACGGCATAGAGTACGGCGATATGCAGCTTATAAGTGAAGCCTATTTCCTCATGAGAGAATTGCTTAAAATGCCTGTAGACCGCATACGGGATGTGTTTATTAAGTGGAATGAAGGAGAATTAAATTCTTACCTTATACAGATCACAGCAGATGTACTGAGCAAAATAGATGAAGAGACAGGATTGCCTCTTATAGACGTGATTTTGGATACCGCTCAGCAAAAAGGTACAGGCAAGTGGACGTCCCAGGAGGCTTTAGAGATAGGGGCGCTGGCGCCCACTATAGCTGAGGCCGTGTTTGCACGGTTTATTTCAGCGAGAAAAAGCGAAAGGGTAAAGGCATCTAAGGTGTTAAAAGGTGTGCAGCCTTCTTTTGATGGCGATGAAGAGCGGGTTATCGATGATATACAAAAAGCGCTGTATGCTTCTAAGATATGCTCTTATGCCCAGGGTTTTGACATATTAAAGCTGGCTTCTGAAACGTACAAATGGGATTTAAACCTGGGGAATATTGCGCTGTTGTGGCGGGGAGGATGCATCATAAGGGCACAGTTTTTGGACAGGATAAAACAAGTCTATGATAGAAATGCGGACCTGGATAACCTGCTTCTAGATCCCTATTTTAAGGAGTCGATTGAGAAGGCCATGGATGGCTGGAGAAGGGTAGTGGCTTTAGCGGTGCAGAATGGAATCCCTGTGCCGTCCTTTGCATCGGCTTTGGGATATTATGATTCTTATCGAAGAGACAGGTTGCCTGCTAACCTGATACAGGCTCAAAGGGATTACTTCGGAAGCCACACTTATGAGAGGATCGACAAAGAGGGCGTATTTCATACACAGTGGTAG
- a CDS encoding helix-turn-helix domain-containing protein: protein MDKTLGQKLRRLREKKEWTQKHAAKVFGITNAALSNYERGERTPDPDMLKKFAEVYGVSIDFLVGKRENTIDEMLNENVIIKESELKYINYLIGEDAVNIIKDIGKLNAKEKELLHLFLLGLKAYREINNKK from the coding sequence ATGGATAAAACACTAGGCCAAAAGCTGAGGCGGCTACGAGAAAAAAAAGAATGGACTCAAAAACATGCAGCAAAAGTTTTTGGAATAACAAATGCGGCGCTTTCCAACTATGAACGAGGAGAAAGAACACCTGACCCCGACATGCTTAAAAAATTCGCTGAGGTATATGGTGTAAGCATCGATTTCCTCGTCGGTAAAAGAGAAAATACCATTGACGAAATGTTAAACGAAAATGTAATTATCAAAGAAAGTGAATTGAAATACATTAATTATTTAATAGGAGAAGATGCTGTCAACATCATTAAAGATATAGGGAAATTAAACGCCAAAGAAAAGGAACTATTACATCTATTCCTCCTAGGTTTAAAAGCATACCGTGAAATCAATAACAAAAAATAA
- a CDS encoding sugar phosphate isomerase/epimerase family protein codes for MKVGYMTNAWGDVVGHPAGVTSVKDLFYLSTGSIEEAVKSISRAGYEMIEIFDGNLAKYANNKKVFNDFLKGLNLKLLAVYSGANFIFDEILEDEFYKLEKAASLAAEFGAKHFVVGGGAIRSKGIKEDDYKKLAEGLDRVMELSKKYGLIASYHPHLGTITQGPDQLDKLMSLTKIDLCPDTGHIEAGGGDSAKVVEKYKERIKYIHLKDYYRGGFYPLGKGQVNFDSIINTLLNCGHEVDFTVEADGYNGAPEEAANESSKYLSRIFK; via the coding sequence ATGAAAGTAGGTTATATGACTAATGCGTGGGGAGATGTTGTAGGACATCCAGCTGGTGTTACATCTGTTAAGGATCTCTTTTATCTTTCTACAGGATCTATAGAAGAAGCTGTTAAGTCAATTTCAAGAGCAGGGTATGAAATGATCGAGATATTTGATGGTAACCTTGCCAAGTATGCTAATAACAAAAAGGTTTTCAACGACTTTTTAAAAGGTTTGAATTTAAAGCTTTTAGCAGTATACTCAGGTGCAAATTTCATATTTGATGAAATACTTGAAGACGAATTTTATAAACTCGAAAAAGCTGCATCTCTTGCTGCTGAATTTGGCGCCAAACACTTCGTTGTGGGTGGGGGTGCAATTCGTTCAAAAGGCATCAAAGAGGATGACTACAAAAAACTGGCTGAAGGACTGGATAGAGTGATGGAATTATCCAAAAAGTATGGTCTTATTGCAAGTTATCATCCACATTTAGGAACTATTACTCAAGGACCAGATCAACTCGACAAGCTTATGTCACTTACAAAAATAGACTTATGTCCTGATACAGGTCATATAGAAGCGGGTGGAGGAGATTCTGCAAAGGTTGTGGAAAAATACAAGGAGAGGATTAAATATATACATCTTAAAGATTATTACAGAGGTGGTTTCTATCCCTTAGGAAAGGGTCAGGTAAATTTCGATTCTATAATAAATACGTTGTTGAATTGCGGGCATGAAGTGGATTTCACTGTTGAAGCTGATGGTTACAATGGAGCTCCGGAAGAAGCGGCAAATGAGTCGAGTAAATACCTTTCGCGCATATTCAAATAG
- a CDS encoding gluconate:H+ symporter: protein MPIVVIVLGVVLLLILMMGFKLNGFLSLIIVSLAVGIGEGIPITKVIASIENGMGSTLGSLALVVGLGAILGKLMAEGGGAQKIANTLINKFGRKNVQIAIVVTGFIVGIALFYEVGLVLLIPLVFTLAATADIPLIYIGLPMTAALSVTHGFLPPHPGATAVVSVYKADIGLTLLYGILVGIPVVILAGPVFATYAKRFSRGVPENLYKAQAYKEEELPGFWISLFTALIPVILMALATVAKLTLPENSNIRSVLSFIGDPVMALLIAVIIAIFTFGLNRGKKINEVMKIAEAAISSIAMILLIIGGGGAFKQVLIDSGVGKYIADVVKQSNFSPLFLAWLIAAALRIAQGSATVAAITAAGIMAPIVAASNIRPELMVLATGAGSLIFSHVNDPGFWMFKEFFNLTIGETFATWSIMETIISVAGLIGVLFLNMLI, encoded by the coding sequence ATGCCAATAGTAGTTATTGTGCTGGGTGTTGTCCTGTTGCTGATTTTAATGATGGGCTTTAAGCTTAACGGTTTTCTTTCGTTGATAATTGTATCGCTGGCAGTTGGTATAGGAGAGGGTATACCTATAACAAAAGTTATCGCTTCTATTGAAAACGGTATGGGTAGTACCCTTGGGTCTCTCGCATTAGTTGTGGGCTTAGGCGCTATATTAGGTAAACTCATGGCTGAAGGTGGAGGAGCACAAAAAATCGCTAATACATTGATAAACAAATTTGGGCGTAAGAATGTTCAAATAGCCATTGTGGTTACAGGGTTTATTGTAGGTATAGCGCTGTTTTACGAGGTAGGGCTGGTGCTTTTGATCCCCCTTGTATTTACGTTAGCGGCTACGGCCGATATTCCGTTAATATATATAGGCTTGCCTATGACCGCCGCCCTCTCTGTAACCCACGGATTTTTACCTCCACACCCTGGAGCTACTGCGGTGGTTTCGGTGTATAAAGCTGATATTGGGCTTACGCTGCTGTATGGAATACTAGTAGGTATACCTGTAGTCATATTAGCCGGGCCGGTTTTCGCTACATATGCTAAGAGGTTTAGCCGCGGTGTACCTGAAAATCTTTATAAAGCCCAGGCGTATAAAGAAGAAGAGTTGCCTGGCTTTTGGATTAGCTTATTTACGGCGTTAATACCTGTCATATTGATGGCATTAGCCACTGTCGCCAAGTTGACGCTGCCGGAAAATTCAAATATCAGGTCGGTTTTGAGCTTTATAGGCGATCCTGTTATGGCGTTATTGATTGCGGTGATAATTGCGATCTTTACTTTTGGGCTGAATAGAGGTAAAAAGATAAATGAGGTCATGAAGATTGCGGAGGCGGCGATAAGCTCTATAGCTATGATACTGCTTATTATAGGCGGTGGAGGTGCGTTCAAGCAGGTATTGATAGACAGCGGCGTGGGTAAATATATAGCAGATGTCGTAAAGCAATCCAACTTTTCGCCACTGTTTCTCGCATGGCTTATTGCCGCAGCGTTGAGGATTGCGCAGGGTTCTGCTACAGTAGCGGCTATAACAGCAGCGGGGATTATGGCCCCTATAGTTGCTGCCTCAAATATAAGGCCAGAATTGATGGTCTTGGCTACAGGAGCAGGGAGCTTGATATTTTCACATGTTAATGACCCTGGTTTCTGGATGTTTAAGGAATTTTTTAACTTAACCATAGGTGAGACCTTTGCCACATGGTCTATCATGGAGACCATTATATCAGTAGCGGGATTGATTGGAGTACTCTTTTTAAACATGTTGATTTAA